A stretch of Halogeometricum sp. S1BR25-6 DNA encodes these proteins:
- a CDS encoding DsbA family protein: MDLPDSLTRRRAVVTGVGSVVAGSGIVYGASTLESDQTVSRTAPVHVSSETTGLGVDLQGHAIMGSLDAPVDMYYWSDYQCPFCRRFERNAFPKLIENHVRSGTVRVVFIEFPYLGSSSMTAAVLDRCVWRQVRNSSPQAYWRWHSTLFEKQERGNSEWISKENLFDIASNIDGIDASAVESCVSQHRPDIKQSIARDVDQASQFGIQATPAFVLYNRDTDAAGKIIGAQPYERFDEAITRVQNT; the protein is encoded by the coding sequence ATGGACCTCCCCGACTCGCTCACGAGACGGCGGGCCGTGGTCACGGGTGTCGGTTCAGTTGTCGCCGGGAGCGGTATCGTCTACGGCGCTTCCACACTCGAGTCAGATCAGACTGTTTCGAGAACGGCACCAGTTCACGTCAGTTCCGAAACGACGGGCCTCGGAGTCGATCTACAGGGCCATGCGATCATGGGTTCGTTGGATGCGCCGGTCGACATGTACTATTGGAGCGACTACCAGTGCCCGTTCTGCCGTCGCTTCGAACGAAACGCGTTCCCGAAACTCATCGAAAACCACGTTCGGTCAGGGACCGTCCGCGTCGTGTTCATCGAGTTCCCGTATCTCGGATCGTCGTCGATGACCGCCGCGGTGCTGGATCGGTGCGTCTGGCGGCAGGTACGGAACAGCTCGCCGCAAGCGTACTGGCGGTGGCACTCGACATTATTTGAGAAACAGGAGCGTGGGAACTCGGAGTGGATTTCTAAAGAGAATCTGTTCGATATCGCCTCCAACATCGACGGAATCGACGCGAGTGCGGTTGAATCGTGTGTGAGCCAACACCGGCCCGACATCAAGCAGTCGATAGCTCGGGATGTGGATCAGGCATCGCAGTTCGGGATTCAAGCGACACCGGCGTTCGTTCTTTACAACCGAGATACGGACGCAGCGGGGAAGATCATCGGAGCGCAACCCTACGAGCGATTCGACGAGGCGATTACGCGAGTACAAAACACATGA
- a CDS encoding DUF4396 domain-containing protein produces MLETNGLDVGLPMQSSEGLIATIERFFEPAREVLVPFLSDPLVAGVWGLIVLVSVGILRWDLRTNNQVLGSMMKGVWTLCVFYSGPFGLAIYWYSGRTQIPNDSVWRRGFRSTSHCYSGCGAGEIVGITLAQGILALTIGWVAAITFGFAYLFGYALTIGPLMQDGVGFKEATWDALLSETPSITVMEVFAIGTELLLASQTHMGEILFWTALAFSLSIGFLVAWPVNVLLVKYGVKEGMSNPAEMGDNSPNAA; encoded by the coding sequence ATGTTGGAGACCAACGGGCTCGACGTCGGTCTACCGATGCAATCATCCGAAGGATTGATCGCGACGATTGAGCGGTTCTTCGAACCGGCTCGGGAGGTACTCGTCCCCTTCCTCTCTGATCCGCTCGTCGCCGGCGTATGGGGGCTAATCGTCCTCGTCTCGGTCGGCATCCTCCGGTGGGATCTCCGGACGAACAATCAGGTACTCGGCTCCATGATGAAAGGGGTCTGGACACTCTGCGTCTTCTACTCGGGACCGTTCGGACTTGCCATTTACTGGTACTCTGGGCGAACACAGATTCCCAACGACTCGGTCTGGCGGCGCGGGTTCCGCTCAACCAGTCACTGCTATTCAGGGTGTGGTGCCGGGGAGATCGTCGGCATCACACTCGCACAAGGGATCCTTGCGCTCACCATCGGGTGGGTCGCCGCCATTACGTTCGGGTTCGCGTATCTTTTCGGATACGCACTTACCATCGGTCCACTGATGCAGGACGGTGTCGGATTCAAGGAAGCGACGTGGGACGCACTGCTGAGCGAGACGCCCTCAATCACCGTTATGGAGGTCTTCGCCATCGGCACCGAACTGCTGCTCGCCAGCCAGACACACATGGGCGAGATCCTGTTCTGGACCGCCCTCGCGTTCTCGCTCTCCATCGGCTTCCTCGTCGCGTGGCCGGTCAACGTCCTACTCGTGAAATACGGTGTCAAAGAAGGGATGAGTAACCCCGCCGAGATGGGCGACAACAGTCCGAACGCTGCCTGA
- a CDS encoding FAD-binding oxidoreductase — MSHADYAFLSELALDGRVEFEAGERGQYAEDASPHAASEPDAVVHAASTDDVSAVLSAADRRGVPVTPRGGGSGLEGGSVPVEGGIVLTTTGIAHVDAHPSDLVVDVGPGVVYDDLNDRLARHGLRFAPGISSGDLATIGGMIATNASGFNAVRYGETRDHIRRLEFVLADGTVLNCGTRGVKTSSGYSLKDLFVGSEGTLGVVTEATLGLVGIPQEKRAALVTFPDDASAARAVAEVIRYGVRPGALEYIDATQAELIDAYSDATDLPAKPTLVVELHGNSAAGVEADLAFVEEMFEENGMEQWTEAERGEMDDVWAARRDALPAARAHREAWDVGVVGDVVVPISAYPDIVATVRSAAEELDLLTPCVGHAGDGNLHYTPLVDPTDEEMVARAHELNERAVRAAVELGGTATGEHGVGLGKRSYMRREHGAAVGVMRRIKRAFDPNGTLNPGKVLPSE, encoded by the coding sequence ATGTCTCACGCTGATTACGCCTTCCTCTCGGAACTCGCGCTCGACGGCCGCGTCGAGTTCGAGGCCGGCGAGCGGGGGCAGTACGCCGAGGACGCGAGCCCGCACGCCGCGTCCGAACCGGACGCCGTCGTCCACGCGGCGTCCACCGACGACGTGTCAGCGGTGCTGTCGGCCGCCGACCGTCGAGGAGTCCCAGTCACGCCGCGGGGCGGTGGCTCCGGTTTGGAAGGGGGTTCTGTTCCCGTAGAGGGCGGTATCGTGCTCACGACGACTGGGATAGCCCACGTGGACGCGCATCCGTCCGACCTCGTCGTCGACGTGGGACCCGGGGTCGTCTACGACGACCTGAACGACCGACTCGCCCGACACGGCCTTCGGTTCGCCCCCGGGATCTCCAGCGGCGACCTCGCAACTATCGGTGGCATGATCGCCACGAACGCCTCCGGATTCAACGCGGTCCGGTACGGCGAGACTCGGGACCACATCCGCCGGCTGGAATTCGTCCTCGCCGACGGAACCGTCCTCAACTGCGGGACCAGAGGTGTCAAGACGTCGTCGGGCTACAGCCTGAAGGACCTGTTCGTGGGGAGCGAAGGGACGCTCGGCGTCGTGACTGAGGCGACGCTGGGTCTCGTTGGCATCCCGCAGGAGAAACGCGCCGCACTCGTCACGTTCCCGGACGACGCGTCGGCCGCGAGGGCCGTCGCTGAGGTCATCCGGTACGGCGTCCGTCCGGGCGCGCTGGAGTACATCGACGCGACGCAGGCCGAGCTCATCGACGCCTACAGCGACGCGACCGACCTCCCGGCGAAACCGACGCTCGTAGTCGAACTCCACGGCAACTCCGCGGCGGGCGTTGAGGCGGACCTCGCGTTCGTGGAGGAGATGTTCGAGGAGAACGGGATGGAACAGTGGACGGAGGCGGAACGCGGAGAGATGGACGACGTCTGGGCGGCCCGCCGGGACGCCCTCCCCGCCGCTCGCGCCCACCGCGAGGCGTGGGACGTAGGCGTCGTCGGTGACGTCGTCGTCCCCATCTCCGCGTACCCCGACATCGTCGCGACCGTTCGGTCGGCTGCGGAGGAACTCGACCTCCTCACGCCCTGTGTCGGCCACGCTGGTGACGGGAATCTCCACTACACGCCCCTCGTTGACCCCACCGACGAGGAGATGGTCGCGCGCGCACACGAACTCAACGAACGCGCCGTGCGCGCCGCGGTGGAACTGGGCGGCACCGCAACCGGGGAACACGGCGTTGGCCTCGGAAAACGGTCCTACATGCGGCGCGAACACGGCGCGGCCGTGGGCGTGATGCGGCGCATCAAGCGCGCCTTCGACCCCAACGGCACACTCAATCCCGGGAAAGTGCTGCCCTCGGAGTAG
- a CDS encoding DUF7521 family protein yields the protein MISLPIVLVKLFVLILSLAVAYLAFYAYQRSRMYPMVYVSIGFIFIGVGAICEGLIYSVLNTSLLSAAVVQAGLVSIGMIFILRSIMIGPSQEVQ from the coding sequence ATGATCAGTCTCCCAATCGTGCTCGTGAAGCTGTTTGTACTGATCCTCAGCCTCGCAGTCGCCTATCTCGCCTTTTACGCCTACCAGCGAAGCAGGATGTATCCGATGGTCTACGTCTCCATCGGGTTCATCTTCATCGGTGTTGGTGCAATCTGTGAAGGCCTCATCTACAGCGTCCTCAATACGTCGCTTCTCTCAGCGGCAGTCGTTCAAGCGGGACTCGTTTCGATTGGAATGATATTCATTCTACGTTCAATTATGATCGGGCCAAGTCAAGAAGTACAATAG
- a CDS encoding multicopper oxidase family protein codes for MAPPKSGPNDETAASRDSSKRLSRRALLRSTQAAVVGTIAGCLGEIPGTESNGREVTPRPTVTEEPDTSVQLTAAPDTDTGATGTSSTWTYDGRTPGPELRVREGDVLGVELANDLPTETTVHWHGVPVPNPVDGVPGVTQDPILPGETYEYTFRAEPAGTYFYHSHVGLQLDRGLLGPLIVEERNPHVEYDRDIVVVFDDYLAEEPRLPSERGTNGGMGGGMGGSGGMGGGMMGDVRPPYDGHLVNGRLPNDPATFEVTEGERIRFRFVNAASATVYGVRLAGHEMTVTHADGRPVEPVDVDSFVFGAGERYDAVVVADNSGSWSLRADALDGNESPARAVFRYDSADGTDAPTSPSSSSNQLTYGDLHALSPLDGVSGNPDRTFDLSLSRGGGPSYTWVIDGQAYPDADPLQIRPGEHVRIRLTNRSPVVHPMHLHGHFFAVGDAVKDTVLVPGHMGQATIDFRADNPGRWLFHCHNLYHLDAGMARVLRYVE; via the coding sequence ATGGCTCCCCCCAAGTCCGGTCCAAACGATGAAACCGCAGCGAGCAGAGACTCGTCTAAGAGACTATCCCGCCGTGCGCTCCTCCGGTCAACCCAAGCGGCTGTCGTCGGCACTATCGCCGGATGTCTCGGTGAGATACCCGGCACCGAATCGAACGGACGCGAGGTCACGCCGCGCCCGACGGTCACCGAGGAACCAGACACGTCGGTCCAACTCACCGCTGCGCCCGACACGGACACAGGAGCAACTGGAACATCCTCGACGTGGACGTACGACGGCCGAACTCCGGGCCCGGAACTCCGCGTTCGCGAAGGGGACGTGCTCGGCGTCGAACTGGCGAACGACCTGCCCACGGAGACGACGGTACACTGGCACGGCGTCCCCGTTCCGAATCCCGTCGACGGCGTTCCCGGGGTGACGCAGGACCCGATTTTACCGGGCGAGACGTACGAGTACACGTTCCGCGCCGAGCCCGCGGGCACGTACTTCTATCACAGCCACGTCGGGTTACAACTCGACCGCGGGTTGCTCGGTCCGCTTATCGTCGAGGAACGCAACCCGCACGTCGAGTACGACCGCGACATCGTCGTCGTGTTCGACGACTACCTCGCCGAGGAACCTCGTCTCCCGTCCGAGAGAGGGACGAACGGTGGGATGGGCGGCGGCATGGGTGGGAGCGGTGGGATGGGCGGCGGGATGATGGGCGACGTACGTCCCCCCTACGATGGTCACCTCGTCAACGGTCGACTGCCAAACGACCCGGCGACGTTCGAGGTAACGGAGGGCGAGCGGATTCGCTTTCGATTCGTGAACGCGGCCAGCGCGACCGTGTACGGCGTTCGGTTGGCGGGACACGAGATGACGGTGACGCACGCCGACGGACGACCGGTCGAACCCGTCGACGTGGACTCGTTCGTCTTCGGCGCCGGCGAGCGATACGACGCCGTGGTTGTGGCGGACAATTCGGGTTCGTGGTCCCTCCGGGCAGACGCGCTCGACGGGAACGAATCACCGGCGAGAGCGGTGTTCAGGTACGATTCTGCGGACGGGACAGACGCTCCGACCTCGCCGTCCTCGTCGAGTAACCAGTTGACCTACGGCGATCTGCACGCACTCTCGCCACTCGACGGCGTAAGTGGTAATCCCGACCGGACGTTCGACCTCTCCCTCTCGCGCGGCGGCGGTCCGTCCTACACGTGGGTGATAGACGGGCAGGCCTACCCGGACGCAGACCCCCTCCAGATCCGTCCCGGAGAGCACGTCCGTATCCGACTGACGAATCGGAGTCCGGTCGTTCACCCGATGCACCTCCACGGGCACTTCTTCGCCGTCGGCGACGCGGTCAAAGACACGGTCCTCGTCCCGGGACATATGGGGCAGGCGACGATAGACTTCCGCGCGGATAACCCGGGCCGCTGGCTGTTCCACTGTCACAACCTCTACCATCTCGACGCCGGGATGGCTCGGGTGCTGCGGTATGTCGAGTGA
- a CDS encoding MFS transporter, producing MGGGTGDGVRGTVSGNILKYYVYKATKAVEFYRPIMYLFFLAQGLSFTQIAILESLYNLTTLFGEIPTGYVGDRVGRRNSLLIGTSLISLTLLGIGLSNSFLPLAGLYVCWSLGYNFRSGSEDAWLYDTLTDDLSEDEFAHVRGRGKSAALAVGAVAAILGGYLGSIDLSYPWFVAAGVTSLGVVVLLTLDEPETYKETATEELSLRRTVRIVREVLARRRLRSFLLYYYVLYAAVTYLVFVFLQPIFETVVLDLGIQQSQVEALLGWFYAAYSLVGAVLNYYTGAIREAIGLRTWFLVLPFAVGGALIGMYLLPVLALPTFLLIRGVSDVTRSFAGQYINDRVETLGRATVLSAMAMVSGLAVVPFQLGSGVVSDAISPLFALGIGGVVLIVGAAAILLWETPVSGE from the coding sequence ATGGGTGGAGGCACAGGAGATGGCGTCCGGGGGACTGTCTCCGGAAACATCCTGAAGTATTATGTCTACAAAGCGACGAAAGCGGTCGAATTCTACCGGCCCATCATGTACCTCTTCTTTCTGGCTCAGGGGCTTTCGTTCACTCAAATCGCCATTCTGGAGTCGCTCTACAATCTGACGACGTTGTTCGGAGAGATACCGACCGGTTACGTCGGTGACCGCGTCGGACGACGCAACAGCCTCCTCATCGGGACGTCGCTCATATCACTGACACTCCTCGGTATCGGTCTGTCGAACTCGTTTCTTCCGCTGGCGGGCCTCTACGTCTGCTGGTCGCTGGGCTACAACTTCCGCTCCGGGAGCGAAGACGCGTGGCTCTACGACACTCTCACCGACGACCTCTCCGAGGACGAGTTCGCCCACGTTCGGGGACGAGGAAAATCGGCGGCGTTGGCCGTTGGAGCCGTTGCGGCGATTCTCGGCGGGTATCTCGGTAGCATCGACCTCTCGTATCCGTGGTTCGTCGCCGCGGGCGTGACGAGTCTGGGGGTCGTCGTACTGCTTACGCTCGACGAACCCGAGACATACAAAGAGACCGCGACGGAGGAGTTGAGCCTCCGTCGGACGGTTCGAATCGTGAGGGAAGTCCTCGCACGCCGTCGTCTGCGGTCGTTTTTGCTCTACTACTACGTTCTGTACGCCGCGGTCACGTACCTGGTATTCGTCTTCCTCCAGCCGATTTTCGAGACCGTCGTTCTCGACCTTGGAATCCAGCAATCGCAGGTCGAAGCCTTGTTGGGGTGGTTCTATGCGGCGTACAGTCTCGTCGGCGCGGTACTCAACTACTATACGGGGGCGATCAGGGAAGCGATCGGACTGCGAACGTGGTTTCTCGTCCTCCCGTTCGCCGTCGGTGGCGCGCTGATCGGGATGTATCTCCTGCCGGTGCTCGCGCTTCCGACGTTTCTCCTAATTCGGGGGGTCTCGGACGTCACCCGTTCGTTCGCCGGACAGTACATCAACGACCGCGTGGAGACCCTCGGTCGCGCCACTGTTCTGAGCGCGATGGCGATGGTCAGTGGCCTCGCAGTTGTCCCATTTCAACTCGGGAGCGGCGTCGTATCTGACGCCATCTCTCCGCTGTTCGCATTAGGTATCGGTGGTGTCGTTCTCATCGTCGGAGCGGCGGCCATCCTCCTTTGGGAGACACCTGTCAGCGGCGAATAG
- a CDS encoding winged helix-turn-helix domain-containing protein: MAPGETNQSTVLFRVFADDYSREILLAADEHPRTAKDLSEICDASLATIYRRVSTLQEHDLIKVHSTIGSGGEHKQRFETTLEAFHVSITEGNFELSVERRDELADNFRALWENFRDST; encoded by the coding sequence ATGGCACCAGGAGAGACCAACCAATCGACGGTCCTCTTCCGCGTCTTCGCCGACGACTACTCACGGGAAATCTTGCTAGCTGCCGACGAACACCCGCGAACGGCGAAAGACCTCAGTGAAATCTGTGATGCGTCGCTAGCGACGATCTATCGTCGCGTTTCGACACTGCAAGAGCACGACCTGATTAAGGTCCACTCGACGATTGGGTCCGGTGGAGAACACAAACAGCGCTTCGAGACGACGCTCGAGGCGTTTCACGTCTCCATCACGGAGGGGAATTTCGAGTTGTCCGTCGAGAGACGTGACGAACTGGCCGACAACTTCCGCGCCCTCTGGGAGAACTTCAGAGACAGCACATGA
- a CDS encoding copper-translocating P-type ATPase: MTDHDTDEGHSRSETNNESPAHREIHHEQSHVEQELLEDEVPSSTDAHAGHGGHDAHAGHGDHGGDGDNGVSHVGHEQMFKKRFFVSLLLSIPALLFSEGLQALLDFSVPAFPGSEWISPVFAVIVFAYGGVPFIEMAVPELRSREPGMMTLISMAIIVSFVYSLATVVVLPGMDFFWELVTLIDIMLLGHWIEMRSVRQASGALGELAKLLPDTAERLTDDGGTEEVPVTELEEGDVVLVRPGASVPADGVVKEGDSDVNESMITGESRPVSKEAGEEVIGGTINGEGSLRVRVVATGDDSTLSGIMRLVEEAQTSKSRTQMLADEAAGWLFYVALAAAAVTAVGWTIAVGFNVEVIERMVTVLIIACPHALGLAIPLVVAINTSLAARNGMLIRDRIAMEEAREVDVVVFDKTGTLTEGEQGVVAVETVSGIDENDALALTAAIEGDSEHMIARSIRQVAVERDLVLPETSGFEAIKGRGVRATIDGETVHVGGPNLLDQFGIEPSSELTAFAEEAGANAQTVVYLVRGGEAVAAIALADVVREESRQAVEALHEMGIEVAMLTGDSEDVARAVARDLGIDTYFAEVLPEDKDKKIVELQEQGKNVAMVGDGVNDAPALTRADIGIAIGSGTDVAVEAADIILVQNNPLDVVRLVRLSRKSYRKMQENLVWAAGYNVFAIPLAAGVLAPIGILLSPAIGAILMSLSTVIVAVNAQLLRRVDLSVPSLPETSESTNPARRTSRQ; the protein is encoded by the coding sequence ATGACGGACCACGATACAGACGAGGGACACTCGAGAAGCGAGACGAACAACGAGAGCCCGGCTCACCGAGAGATACATCACGAGCAGTCCCACGTCGAGCAAGAGCTGCTCGAAGACGAAGTCCCCTCGTCGACAGATGCTCATGCCGGACACGGAGGGCACGACGCACACGCCGGACATGGAGACCACGGGGGAGACGGTGACAACGGCGTGAGCCACGTCGGACACGAACAGATGTTCAAAAAGCGGTTCTTCGTGAGCCTCCTGCTCTCGATCCCCGCCCTGCTCTTCAGCGAGGGGCTCCAAGCACTGCTGGACTTCTCTGTCCCTGCGTTCCCCGGAAGTGAGTGGATTAGCCCCGTCTTCGCGGTAATCGTCTTCGCGTACGGTGGCGTTCCGTTCATCGAGATGGCCGTGCCGGAGCTCAGGTCGCGTGAGCCGGGCATGATGACGCTGATCTCGATGGCGATCATCGTCTCGTTCGTCTACAGCCTCGCGACCGTCGTCGTCCTCCCGGGGATGGACTTCTTCTGGGAGCTGGTGACGCTCATCGACATCATGCTCCTCGGACACTGGATCGAGATGCGAAGCGTCCGACAGGCTTCGGGTGCGCTCGGCGAACTCGCGAAGCTGCTACCGGACACGGCCGAACGTCTCACCGACGACGGAGGCACCGAGGAGGTGCCGGTAACCGAACTCGAAGAAGGGGACGTCGTACTGGTTCGACCCGGTGCGAGTGTTCCCGCCGACGGCGTCGTCAAGGAGGGCGATTCCGACGTGAACGAATCGATGATTACCGGCGAGTCCCGACCCGTCTCCAAGGAGGCCGGCGAGGAGGTCATCGGCGGTACGATCAATGGCGAAGGAAGTCTTCGGGTACGCGTCGTCGCGACGGGTGACGATTCGACCCTCTCTGGGATCATGCGCCTCGTCGAAGAAGCCCAGACGAGCAAATCGCGGACACAGATGCTCGCGGACGAGGCGGCCGGATGGTTGTTCTACGTCGCTCTCGCGGCAGCCGCGGTCACGGCCGTGGGATGGACCATCGCCGTCGGGTTCAACGTCGAAGTCATCGAACGGATGGTGACCGTTCTCATCATCGCCTGTCCGCACGCACTCGGACTCGCCATCCCGCTGGTAGTCGCCATCAACACGTCGCTCGCAGCGCGAAACGGAATGCTGATCCGCGATCGTATCGCGATGGAGGAGGCTCGCGAGGTCGACGTGGTCGTCTTCGACAAAACCGGAACGCTCACCGAGGGCGAACAGGGCGTCGTCGCCGTCGAAACCGTCTCTGGAATCGATGAGAACGACGCGCTCGCACTGACTGCCGCCATCGAGGGAGACTCCGAACACATGATCGCCCGATCGATTCGTCAAGTCGCCGTCGAACGGGATCTCGTACTCCCGGAGACAAGCGGCTTCGAGGCCATCAAGGGACGGGGTGTTCGTGCCACCATCGACGGCGAAACCGTCCACGTCGGCGGGCCGAATCTACTCGACCAGTTCGGTATCGAGCCGTCGTCTGAGCTAACAGCATTCGCCGAAGAGGCCGGTGCGAACGCCCAAACGGTCGTCTACCTCGTTCGCGGCGGGGAAGCCGTCGCAGCGATCGCGCTCGCAGACGTCGTTCGCGAGGAAAGCCGACAGGCTGTCGAGGCGCTCCACGAGATGGGTATCGAGGTCGCGATGCTCACCGGCGACTCCGAAGATGTCGCCCGCGCCGTCGCCCGGGATCTCGGGATTGACACCTACTTCGCCGAAGTCCTCCCCGAAGACAAAGACAAGAAAATCGTCGAACTGCAGGAGCAGGGCAAGAACGTCGCGATGGTCGGCGACGGCGTCAACGACGCCCCGGCGCTGACCCGCGCTGATATCGGCATCGCGATCGGATCCGGGACGGACGTCGCGGTCGAGGCGGCCGATATCATCCTCGTTCAGAACAACCCGCTCGACGTCGTGCGGCTGGTCCGACTTTCCCGAAAGAGCTACCGGAAGATGCAGGAGAATCTGGTGTGGGCGGCCGGCTACAACGTCTTCGCGATCCCGCTCGCAGCGGGGGTACTCGCTCCGATCGGAATTCTGCTCTCGCCGGCGATCGGTGCGATACTGATGTCGCTGTCGACCGTGATCGTCGCGGTCAACGCCCAGCTCCTCCGCCGCGTCGATCTGAGCGTCCCGAGTCTACCGGAAACATCTGAATCGACAAACCCTGCTCGGAGGACCAGTCGTCAATAA